A portion of the Salvelinus alpinus chromosome 33, SLU_Salpinus.1, whole genome shotgun sequence genome contains these proteins:
- the LOC139562988 gene encoding major histocompatibility complex class I-related gene protein-like → MDKLSVFLFVLSFCTIVNAGSGSHSLWALATYISGETPFPEFTVVVMLDDIQVTYYDSNMKHFIYRGHNTSDKIHDDEAKNGGFVFGVMYHHMKERYFHLKHHLNLTEGVQVQQRMAGCEMLDNGEPALIVTKNIVNAVFVDHAIYYNMTHFTYDAGKLLQGWGGMRQAQEKFLYENVLLPLCIRTLKTILKREKNVVMRKVPPRLRLINKEVSGGFQVSCLAFGFYPRHINLTLLRDGQPVTEQELTGGEVLPSGDGNYQLRKSLEVSTEELKKRHNYTCTASHLSLDNKLDVSWESGAERVHLSTLSVLLVMLLIVILLGIFICVKRRRSNTASQLKLANVDANVSEEINLSSDSET, encoded by the exons ATGGACAAACTGTCTGTCTTTTTGTTTGTTCTTTCCTTTTGCACCATTGTCAACGCAG GTTCAGGATCACATTCTCTGTGGGCACTTGCAACATATATAAGCGGAGAGACGCCTTTTCCTGAGTTTACGGTTGTGGTGATGTTGGATGACATTCAAGTGACTTACTATGACTCCAACATGAAACACTTCATCTACAGGGGTCATAACACCTCAGACAAAATACATGATGACGAAGCTAAGAACGGAGGTTTTGTATTTGGAGTTATGTACCACCACATGAAAGAGAGATACTTTCACCTAAAGCACCACTTGAATCTCACGGAAGGTGTTCAAGTTCAGCAAAGAATGGCTGGCTGTGAGATGTTGGACAATGGTGAACCAGCCCTGATCGTGACAAAGAATATTGTCAATGCAGTTTTTGTAGATCATGCAATATATTACAACATGACACATTTTACATATGATGCTGGTAAACTACTTCAAGGATGGGGTGGGATGAGGCAAGCACAGGAAAAATTTCTTTATGAGAATGTTTTACTTCCCCTTTGCATCAGAACACTGAAGACAATCCTGAAGAGAGAGAAGAACGTTGTGATGCGTAAAGTTCCTCCCAGACTCAGGTTGATAAATAAAGAGGTTTCTGGAGGGTTTCAGGTGAGCTGCCTGGCGTTTGGTTTCTACCCCCGCCACATCAACCTGACCCTGCTGAGAGACGGCCAGCCAGTGACAGAACAGGAGCTGACAGGGGGGGAGGTGCTGCCTAGTGGAGATGGGAACTACCAGCTGAGGAAGAGTCTGGAGGTCAGTACTGAGGAGCTAAAGAAGAGACACAACTACACCTGTACTGCCTCTCACCTCAGTCTGGACAACAAGCTGGATGTCAGTTGGGAGTCTGGGGCAGAGAGAGTTCACCTATCCACCCTCTCAGTTCTACTGGTGATGCTGCTGATTGTTATTCTATTGGGCATTTTCATTTGTGTCAAAAGGAGGAGGAGTAACACTGCCTCCCAGCTGAAACTTGCCAACGTTGATGCAAACGTATCAGAGGAAATAAACCTTTCTTCAGATTCTGAGACCTAA
- the LOC139563180 gene encoding major histocompatibility complex class I-related gene protein-like, giving the protein MAHSFNLTEGVQVQQRMVGCEMLDNGEPALFLHKDTFNAVFDGMMQEYERKVVENVCLPICIKTMKTFLKREKNIVMRKVPRRLRLINKEISGGLQVSCLAFGFYPRHINLTLLRDGQPVAEQELTGGQVLPSGDGNYQLRKSLEVSTEVLKKRHNYTCTASHLSLDNKLDVSWESGAERVHLSTLSVLLVMLLIVILLGIFICVKRRWRCTFSQMKLANVDAKLSEEIILSSDSET; this is encoded by the exons atggct CACAGCTTTAATCTCACGGAAGGTGTTCAAGTTCAGCAAAGGATGGTTGGCTGTGAGATGTTGGACAATGGTGAACCGGCCCTGTTCTTGCATAAGGACACTTTCAATGCCGTTTTT GATGGGATGATGCAAGAATATGAAAGAAAAGTTGTTGAGAATGTTTGTCTTCCTATTTGCATCAAAACAATGAAGACATTCctgaagagagagaagaacattGTGATGCGTAAAGTTCCTCGCAGACTCAGGTTGATAAATAAAGAGATTTCTGGAGGGCTCCAGGTGAGCTGCCTGGCGTTTGGTTTCTACCCCCGCCACATCAACCTGACCCTGCTGAGAGATGGCCAGCCAGTGGCAGAACAGGAGCTGACAGGGGGGCAGGTGCTGCCTAGTGGAGATGGGAACTACCAACTGAGGAAGAGTCTGGAGGTCAGTACTGAGGTGCTAAAGAAGAGACACAACTACACCTGTACTGCCTCTCACCTCAGTCTGGACAACAAGCTGGATGTCAGTTGGGAGTCTGGGGCAGAGAGAGTTCACCTATCCACCCTCTCAGTTCTACTGGTGATGCTGCTGATTGTTATTCTATTGGGCATTTTCATTTGTGTCAAAAGGAGGTGGAGATGCACTTTCTCCCAGATGAAACTTGCCAACGTTGATGCAAAATTGTCAGAGGAAATTATCCTGTCTTCAGATTCTGAGACCTAA
- the LOC139562989 gene encoding major histocompatibility complex class I-related gene protein-like: MEKLSVIVFVLSFYPIVNAGSGSHSLWVLATYITGETPFPEFTVVVMLDDIQVAYYDSNDKQPVYRGQHIKDKTEDEEAQDGDYLFGIMYQGMKERSFELKHNFNLTDGVQVQQRWTGCEMVDNGEPALFMFKNIFNGIFKDYAIYYNITHITYDAGKMLQGWDEMAQAYQRTVLENVYLPMCIKSLKRFLKREKNIVMGKVPPRLRLIKKEVSGGFQVSCLAFGFYPRHINLTLLRDGQPVAEQELTGGEVLPSGDGNYQLRKSLKVSTEELKKRHNYTCTASHLSLDNKLDVSWESGAERVHLSTLSVLLVLLMIVILLGIFICVKRRRSNTASQTKLANVDANVSEEINLSSDSET, from the exons ATGGAAAAACTGTCTGTCATTGTGTTTGTTCTTTCATTTTACCCCATTGTCAACGCAG GTTCAGGATCACATTCTCTGTGGGTTCTTGCAACATACATCACCGGAGAGACGCCTTTCCCTGAGTTTACGGTTGTGGTGATGTTGGATGACATTCAGGTGGCTTACTATGACTCCAATGATAAACAGCCTGTCTACAGGGGACAACATATCAAAGACAAAACTGAGGATGAGGAAGCTCAGGATGGAGATTATTTATTTGGAATTATGTACCAGGGGATGAAAGAGAGATCATTTGAACTAAAGCATAACTTTAATCTCACGGATGGTGTTCAAGTCCAGCAAAGATGGACTGGCTGTGAGATGGTGGACAATGGTGAACCGGCCTTGTTCATGTTTAAGAACATTTTCAATGGCATTTTTAAAGATTACGCGATATATTACAACATTACACATATAACATACGATGCTGGTAAAATGCTACAAGGATGGGATGAGATGGCGCAAGCATACCAAAGAACAGTTTTGGAGAATGTTTACCTTCCCATGTGCATCAAATCACTGAAGAGATTCctgaagagagagaagaacattGTGATGGGTAAAGTTCCTCCCAGACTCAGGTTGATAAAGAAAGAGGTTTCTGGAGGGTTCCAGGTGAGCTGCCTGGCGTTTGGTTTCTACCCCCGCCACATCAACCTGACCCTGCTGAGAGACGGCCAGCCAGTGGCAGAACAGGAGCTGACAGGGGGGGAGGTTCTGCCTAGTGGAGATGGGAACTACCAACTGAGGAAGAGTCTGAAGGTCAGTACTGAGGAGCTAAAGAAGAGACACAACTACACCTGTACTGCCTCTCACCTCAGTCTGGACAACAAGCTGGATGTCAGTTGGGAGTCTGGGGCAGAGAGAGTTCACCTATCCACCCTCTCAGTTCTACTGGTGCTGCTGATGATTGTTATTCTATTGGGCATTTTCATTTGTGTCAAAAGGAGGAGGAGTAACACTGCCTCCCAGACGAAACTTGCCAATGTTGATGCAAACGTATCAGAGGAAATAAACCTTTCTTCAGATTCTGAGACCTAA